One window from the genome of Candidatus Krumholzibacteriia bacterium encodes:
- the murC gene encoding UDP-N-acetylmuramate--L-alanine ligase, producing the protein MVFLGRTRRVHFVGVGGIGMSGIAEVLLNLGFEVSGSDLKASDTTARLQEMGAAVWTGHEGAHVAGADVVVYSSAVKPDNPELVEAVRQDIPIIPRGEMLAELMRLKYAVTVAGAHGKTSTTSLIASVLAQGGLDPTVIVGGKVRALSSNARLGGSRYVVAEADESDGQFVNLPSSVAVITNIDLEHLDFYPDLAAIEDAFVAYANRVPFYGAVVLCADDARVVDIAARLRRRKVTYSLGGEADVAGRVVERGPGWTRFAVRNGRADIGDVRLPIPGDHYARNALAAIATGLWLDIPFEQVRSGLESWQGVGRRFEMKGEAAGVIVVDDYGHHPTEIAATIQAALSSYQRRLFVLFQPHRYSRTRDLAEQFAACFDGAHRVLVSDIYPAGEKPIEGIGVDTIIDRVREHGGVSVAHTASFEEMVARVADEVREGDLVITMGAGDITRVGDMVLAALAAAPGRKG; encoded by the coding sequence ATGGTGTTCCTGGGACGAACCAGACGGGTGCATTTCGTGGGTGTCGGCGGAATCGGGATGAGCGGCATCGCGGAAGTGCTGCTCAATCTGGGCTTCGAAGTCAGCGGTTCGGACCTCAAGGCATCCGACACCACCGCGCGCCTGCAGGAGATGGGCGCCGCGGTGTGGACGGGACATGAGGGAGCGCACGTCGCGGGAGCGGACGTCGTGGTGTATTCGAGCGCGGTCAAGCCGGATAATCCCGAGCTGGTGGAGGCGGTACGCCAGGACATTCCCATCATCCCGCGCGGCGAGATGCTCGCCGAACTGATGCGCCTCAAGTACGCGGTCACGGTGGCGGGCGCCCACGGCAAGACGTCGACCACTTCCCTCATCGCATCGGTGCTGGCGCAGGGTGGGCTGGATCCCACGGTTATCGTGGGCGGCAAGGTGCGCGCGCTTTCGAGCAACGCACGGCTGGGCGGAAGTCGCTACGTCGTGGCGGAAGCGGACGAGAGCGACGGGCAGTTCGTCAACCTGCCGTCCTCGGTTGCGGTGATCACCAACATCGATCTCGAACACCTCGACTTCTACCCGGACCTGGCCGCCATCGAGGACGCGTTCGTGGCCTACGCCAACCGCGTGCCGTTCTATGGCGCGGTGGTGCTGTGCGCCGACGACGCGCGCGTGGTGGATATCGCGGCGCGCCTGCGGCGGCGCAAGGTCACCTACTCGCTGGGTGGCGAGGCCGACGTGGCGGGCCGCGTGGTGGAGCGGGGGCCGGGGTGGACGCGATTCGCGGTGCGCAACGGCCGCGCCGACATAGGCGACGTCCGCCTGCCCATCCCCGGCGATCACTACGCGCGCAACGCGCTGGCGGCCATTGCCACCGGGCTGTGGCTCGACATTCCGTTCGAGCAGGTGCGCTCGGGGCTGGAATCGTGGCAGGGGGTGGGACGGCGGTTCGAAATGAAGGGCGAGGCGGCCGGCGTGATCGTGGTGGATGACTACGGGCACCACCCCACCGAGATCGCCGCCACCATTCAGGCGGCGCTGTCCAGCTACCAGCGGCGCCTGTTCGTGCTGTTTCAGCCGCACCGTTACTCGCGCACGCGCGACCTCGCGGAGCAGTTCGCCGCGTGCTTCGACGGTGCGCACCGGGTGCTGGTGAGCGACATCTACCCGGCGGGCGAGAAGCCCATCGAGGGGATCGGTGTGGACACGATCATCGACCGCGTGCGTGAGCACGGCGGTGTGTCCGTTGCGCACACGGCATCCTTCGAGGAAATGGTGGCGCGTGTGGCGGACGAGGTACGCGAGGGCGACCTCGTCATCACCATGGGTGCGGGCGACATCACCCGGGTTGGAGACATGGTGCTGGCCGCGCTGGCGGCTGCACCCGGAAGGAAAGGATGA
- the ftsA gene encoding cell division protein FtsA: MKSPRKVIGAIDMGTTKVAALVAEETGAVLRVIGVGVAPSEGMRQGVVVDIDRARSCVIQAVREAEQMAAVAPRRYNVGAAGEHIRSMNSRGVVSVAGADSEIGNDDVARALDVARKFSLPPDREIIHTLPQEFIVDRQRGIRQPAGMYGARLEARVHVVTASRPALDNLAKTLMLAGVELGEIVLEPLASATAVLTGDEREAGVMVLDIGGGTTDVLLVADGCVVASGVIGLGGHNVTADIAYGLRTSPREAERLKVEHGCAVSTLVPGSAAVDVSMVAGRGPRRVARQVLSGIIEPRLTELFGLIDQQIGGNGLKRTLGAGVVVTGGAAMMEGMRELAEQVFDLPVRIGTPAGVGGLAEVVAHPRFATSVGLLRTLAPVGAAGEEASERAGRFTLGLHQVKRAIASLI; encoded by the coding sequence ATGAAGAGCCCGAGAAAGGTCATCGGCGCCATCGACATGGGAACCACCAAGGTGGCCGCGCTGGTGGCGGAGGAAACCGGCGCCGTCCTGCGCGTGATCGGTGTGGGGGTCGCCCCGTCCGAGGGAATGCGCCAGGGCGTCGTGGTGGATATCGACCGCGCCCGCAGTTGCGTCATCCAGGCGGTCCGCGAGGCCGAGCAGATGGCGGCGGTGGCACCCCGGCGCTACAACGTGGGTGCGGCGGGTGAGCACATTCGCAGCATGAACAGCCGCGGCGTGGTGTCGGTGGCGGGGGCCGACTCCGAGATCGGCAACGACGACGTGGCGCGCGCGCTGGACGTGGCGCGCAAATTTTCCTTGCCACCCGATCGTGAGATCATTCATACCCTGCCACAGGAGTTTATCGTTGACAGGCAGCGGGGAATTCGACAGCCTGCCGGCATGTATGGCGCGCGCCTGGAGGCGCGCGTCCACGTTGTGACCGCATCGCGTCCCGCGCTGGACAACCTGGCCAAGACGCTGATGCTCGCCGGCGTGGAGCTGGGCGAGATCGTCCTGGAGCCGCTCGCGTCGGCGACGGCGGTGCTGACAGGCGACGAGCGCGAGGCCGGTGTCATGGTGCTGGACATCGGCGGTGGGACCACCGACGTGCTGCTGGTGGCCGACGGATGCGTCGTCGCCAGCGGCGTCATCGGGCTCGGCGGCCACAATGTGACGGCGGATATCGCCTATGGCCTGCGGACCTCCCCCCGCGAGGCGGAACGCCTCAAGGTGGAACACGGCTGCGCGGTCTCGACGTTGGTGCCGGGGAGCGCGGCCGTTGACGTATCGATGGTGGCCGGGCGCGGGCCCCGGCGCGTGGCGCGCCAGGTGCTCAGCGGCATCATCGAGCCGCGGCTGACGGAGTTGTTCGGGCTGATCGACCAGCAGATCGGCGGCAACGGCCTGAAGCGGACCCTGGGGGCCGGTGTCGTCGTGACGGGCGGTGCCGCCATGATGGAGGGCATGCGCGAACTGGCCGAGCAGGTCTTCGACCTGCCGGTGCGCATCGGAACTCCCGCCGGGGTCGGCGGACTCGCGGAGGTGGTGGCGCACCCGCGCTTCGCGACGAGCGTCGGATTGCTGCGAACGCTGGCGCCCGTGGGGGCGGCCGGCGAGGAAGCGTCGGAGCGAGCGGGTCGCTTCACGCTGGGACTGCATCAAGTCAAACGAGCCATCGCCAGTTTAATCTGA
- the rpmB gene encoding 50S ribosomal protein L28, whose amino-acid sequence MSRRCAVCAKGPTVGNKVSHAHNLTKRRWLPNLQKIRVEIDGRVKTASVCTACIRTGKIKKVI is encoded by the coding sequence ATGAGCCGTCGCTGCGCCGTATGCGCCAAGGGCCCCACTGTGGGCAACAAAGTTAGTCACGCGCACAACCTGACCAAGCGTCGCTGGTTGCCGAACCTGCAGAAGATCAGGGTTGAGATCGACGGTCGCGTAAAGACCGCGTCCGTCTGCACCGCCTGCATCCGCACCGGCAAGATCAAGAAGGTCATCTAG
- the recG gene encoding ATP-dependent DNA helicase RecG — protein MVQERARPAARRPPPALEDACQYLKGVGPARALNLRRLGIENVNDLLTHFPRTYYDRRQLAAIARLQPGIEETFVARVLSVTQRGPFRRRSILTAAVGDDTGIVQVVWFNQPYLAKHLRPGRELVVSGRLTFFRGQRQVVNPEFELLGEEGDESPGKIVPVYRLTSGVTQRYLRSVMAKVLDTHAGAVAETLPQQLVDEYHLPSRIAALRAMHFPDDEDARERALQRMKLEELFYMQLILSLQRARRMEQAARPRLATAYELERRFIEAQRFSLTRAQQRVLDEIHADLATPHGMNRLLQGDVGSGKTIVAGAAMLAAVEAGHQAAMMVPTEILAIQHFRTLVPHMERLGVRMSLLVGSLKAPDKKRVHAGLKDGSIQMVVGTHALIQSDVAFRRLALAVIDEQHRFGVRQRAVLAAQDPHILVMTATPIPRTLALTAYADLDISVIDEMPPGRAPVKTRVVPPEKRESMYAYIRERQAAGEQAYLLYPLIEETEKQDMEAAEGAFAELSAGLLKGVPMAVLHGRMTMTEKDEVMNAFNAGVVRVLVSTTVVEVGVHVPQATIMAIHHAERFGLSQLHQLRGRVGRGGREGFCFLLVGDGASPEAMDRLGVLVREADGFRIAEEDLRIRGPGEFLGTRQHGVPGFRVANPLRDRALVERASAAVKALLDADARLGSSDGRRCRDHLRAVLSEDVAAGAFAVS, from the coding sequence ATGGTTCAGGAACGAGCCCGCCCTGCGGCCCGCCGGCCGCCCCCCGCCCTCGAGGACGCCTGCCAGTACCTCAAAGGGGTCGGGCCCGCGCGTGCCCTCAACCTTCGCCGGCTGGGCATCGAGAATGTCAACGACCTCTTAACTCACTTTCCCAGAACCTATTACGACCGCCGGCAGCTGGCCGCCATCGCGCGCCTGCAGCCCGGCATCGAAGAGACCTTCGTGGCCCGCGTGCTCAGCGTCACCCAGCGCGGACCCTTTCGGCGCCGGTCCATCCTCACGGCAGCGGTCGGTGACGACACCGGCATCGTGCAGGTGGTGTGGTTCAACCAGCCGTACCTGGCGAAGCATCTCAGACCGGGCCGGGAGCTGGTGGTGAGCGGCCGGCTCACCTTCTTTCGCGGGCAGCGGCAGGTGGTGAACCCGGAATTCGAATTGCTCGGCGAGGAGGGAGACGAATCGCCGGGGAAAATCGTTCCGGTATACCGCCTCACCAGCGGTGTCACCCAGCGCTACCTGCGTTCGGTGATGGCGAAGGTGCTCGACACGCACGCCGGTGCGGTGGCGGAGACGCTGCCGCAGCAGCTGGTGGACGAGTATCACCTGCCCTCGCGCATCGCTGCGCTGCGCGCCATGCACTTTCCCGACGACGAGGACGCGCGCGAACGGGCGCTGCAACGTATGAAGCTCGAGGAACTGTTCTACATGCAGCTCATCCTCTCGCTGCAGCGCGCGCGGCGCATGGAACAGGCGGCCCGCCCGCGTCTGGCCACCGCGTACGAACTGGAGCGGCGCTTCATCGAGGCGCAACGTTTCTCCCTCACCCGTGCCCAGCAGCGCGTGCTGGACGAGATCCACGCCGACCTCGCCACGCCGCACGGCATGAACCGCCTGCTGCAGGGAGACGTCGGTTCCGGAAAGACCATTGTCGCGGGTGCCGCCATGCTGGCCGCGGTGGAGGCGGGCCACCAGGCGGCCATGATGGTCCCCACCGAGATCCTCGCCATCCAGCACTTCCGCACCCTGGTGCCGCACATGGAGCGGCTGGGCGTGCGCATGTCGCTGCTGGTGGGCTCGCTCAAGGCGCCGGACAAGAAGCGCGTACACGCGGGTCTCAAGGACGGGAGCATCCAGATGGTGGTGGGGACGCACGCGCTGATCCAGTCCGACGTCGCCTTCCGCCGCCTTGCGCTGGCGGTGATCGACGAGCAGCACCGCTTCGGCGTGCGTCAGCGCGCAGTGCTGGCGGCGCAGGATCCGCACATTCTGGTGATGACCGCGACGCCGATTCCGCGCACGCTGGCGCTCACCGCGTACGCCGACCTCGACATCTCGGTGATCGACGAGATGCCGCCGGGACGCGCGCCGGTGAAGACGCGGGTGGTTCCGCCCGAGAAGCGGGAGTCGATGTATGCGTACATCCGTGAGCGCCAGGCGGCCGGGGAGCAGGCCTACCTGCTGTACCCGCTCATCGAAGAGACCGAGAAGCAGGACATGGAGGCGGCGGAGGGGGCCTTCGCCGAACTGTCGGCCGGGTTGCTCAAGGGCGTGCCCATGGCGGTGCTGCACGGGCGCATGACCATGACCGAGAAGGACGAGGTCATGAACGCGTTCAACGCCGGCGTTGTGCGCGTGCTGGTTTCAACCACGGTGGTCGAAGTGGGGGTCCACGTGCCGCAGGCCACCATCATGGCCATCCACCACGCCGAGCGGTTCGGCCTGTCACAACTCCACCAGTTGCGGGGCCGCGTGGGGCGCGGGGGGCGCGAGGGATTCTGTTTTCTGCTGGTGGGTGACGGTGCGTCGCCGGAGGCGATGGACCGCCTGGGCGTGCTGGTGCGCGAGGCGGACGGCTTTCGTATCGCCGAGGAGGATTTGCGCATCCGCGGACCCGGCGAGTTCCTGGGAACCCGCCAGCACGGCGTGCCCGGTTTCCGCGTGGCCAACCCGCTGCGCGACCGGGCGCTGGTGGAGCGGGCCAGCGCGGCGGTCAAGGCCCTGCTGGACGCGGACGCGCGGCTCGGGAGCTCCGACGGCCGCCGCTGCCGGGACCACCTGCGCGCCGTGCTCTCCGAGGACGTCGCCGCGGGTGCATTCGCGGTCTCGTAG
- the murB gene encoding UDP-N-acetylmuramate dehydrogenase, whose amino-acid sequence MGAVIDWKIVAKELASFLGARVRISEPMSKHTTIGVGGPARIMVLPQTSAEVARVVRYALRRGVPYLPVGKGSNLIVRDAGYDGIVVQLAAHFTGVHLNQRSVCAEGGASFAALARRMTKLGRTGLEFAVGIPGSVGGAVRMNAGAFGGEVKDVLQRVRLVDGEGHFRSLRATDLEFSYRHTSLPARAIVVDATFSCVPGAIRTDVYERSVARKKTQPIWERSFGSTFVNPPGRFAAEMIEGCGLKGRRQGGAMFSDLHANFIVNIDGHATAADVEALIEIARDAVRARYGVDLKTEVIVIGNRG is encoded by the coding sequence GTGGGCGCCGTCATCGACTGGAAGATCGTGGCGAAGGAACTCGCGTCCTTCCTGGGTGCGCGGGTGCGCATCTCGGAGCCCATGTCGAAGCACACCACCATCGGCGTCGGGGGGCCGGCGCGGATCATGGTATTGCCGCAGACGTCCGCGGAGGTGGCGCGCGTGGTGCGCTACGCGCTGCGGCGGGGTGTCCCCTACCTGCCGGTGGGAAAGGGGTCGAACCTGATCGTGCGCGATGCGGGCTACGACGGAATCGTGGTCCAGCTGGCCGCGCACTTCACCGGGGTGCATCTGAATCAGCGCAGCGTGTGCGCGGAGGGCGGCGCCTCGTTTGCCGCGCTGGCGCGGCGCATGACCAAGCTGGGACGCACGGGGCTCGAGTTCGCGGTGGGTATTCCCGGTTCGGTGGGAGGGGCGGTGCGCATGAATGCGGGCGCCTTCGGCGGCGAAGTGAAGGACGTTCTGCAGCGCGTACGCCTCGTGGACGGGGAAGGACACTTTCGGTCGCTGCGTGCCACGGATCTGGAGTTCTCCTACCGGCACACGTCTCTGCCCGCGCGGGCCATCGTGGTCGACGCCACCTTCAGCTGTGTGCCGGGCGCAATTCGAACCGACGTGTACGAGCGGTCGGTGGCGAGAAAGAAGACACAGCCCATCTGGGAGCGGAGTTTCGGCAGTACGTTCGTGAATCCGCCGGGGCGATTCGCGGCGGAAATGATCGAGGGGTGCGGATTGAAGGGCCGGCGGCAGGGCGGGGCGATGTTCTCGGACCTGCACGCGAATTTCATTGTCAACATCGACGGCCATGCCACGGCCGCCGATGTGGAAGCGCTGATTGAGATCGCGCGCGACGCGGTCCGGGCACGATACGGCGTGGATCTAAAGACGGAGGTGATCGTCATTGGCAATCGTGGATAA
- a CDS encoding tetratricopeptide repeat protein, with translation MSFWTRLLRGSAGDLYHRGIQLYNEGNYDEAVQVLEEVVEDGIRRANPYAKLGAFYAAEAHARIGTAHLHRGEMGGARQHFARALDENPHYPDLHYYLGLVEHQEGNLETAIEHLRRAVELNPQYAEATCLLGIALHDAGFFDRASESFGRALELVRSTPNPVSRIFVEKLEARAFDLPVLQELREMVSDPEGYAQSLRQATNAFNRGEYHQAAQLFQSALDRHPHYADLHARLGLARMENGELDTALDALRRALEINPNYIEARYYLGAALFRRGDYDTSVEELERTVGEQGSYADVHCQLGLSRLALGDFDGARSALARALEISPGYAKAHYLAGLALYAAGMTAEAAASLRRAVELRPDLSAARIDLGVHALREERWSEAAAEFEAALGAAPGHADAMCLLGTAFLGMDRAEEAVRCFDEALALNPGYVDARKKLALVHYLAGDWEAAEVQIDAALEAQPDFADLHKIRGDILLKRGDVAGAHDAYAGAAAINPDYSDAVLGLVVTLRRDGRGREADATLRRFMARHPHDVMARTLLTVDKIPIPDA, from the coding sequence GTGTCGTTCTGGACCCGGTTGTTGCGGGGATCGGCCGGAGATCTTTACCATCGCGGCATACAGCTCTACAACGAGGGGAACTACGACGAAGCCGTGCAGGTGCTGGAGGAGGTCGTCGAGGACGGCATCCGCCGGGCCAACCCCTACGCCAAGCTCGGGGCGTTCTACGCCGCGGAGGCCCACGCCCGCATCGGCACCGCCCACCTGCACCGGGGTGAGATGGGGGGCGCCCGTCAGCACTTCGCCCGTGCGCTGGACGAGAACCCGCACTATCCCGACCTCCACTACTACCTCGGCCTGGTCGAGCACCAGGAGGGGAATCTCGAGACCGCCATCGAACACCTCCGGCGCGCGGTCGAGTTGAACCCCCAGTACGCCGAGGCCACCTGTCTGCTCGGCATTGCCCTCCACGACGCCGGCTTCTTCGACCGCGCCAGCGAGAGCTTTGGTCGTGCGCTGGAACTCGTGCGCAGCACGCCCAACCCGGTCAGCCGCATCTTCGTTGAGAAGCTGGAGGCGCGCGCCTTCGACCTGCCGGTTCTGCAGGAACTGCGCGAGATGGTCTCGGATCCCGAGGGATACGCGCAGTCTTTGCGCCAGGCCACCAATGCGTTCAACCGCGGGGAGTACCACCAGGCGGCGCAGTTGTTCCAGTCCGCGCTGGATCGGCATCCGCACTACGCCGATCTGCACGCGCGGCTTGGCCTGGCGCGAATGGAGAACGGGGAACTGGATACCGCCCTGGACGCATTGCGCCGCGCGCTGGAAATCAACCCCAACTACATCGAGGCGCGCTACTACCTGGGGGCCGCACTGTTCCGCCGCGGCGACTACGACACCAGCGTGGAAGAGCTGGAGCGCACGGTGGGCGAGCAGGGCAGCTACGCCGACGTGCATTGCCAGTTGGGGCTGTCGCGCCTGGCACTGGGTGACTTCGACGGCGCGCGCTCGGCGCTGGCGCGCGCGCTGGAGATTTCACCGGGTTACGCGAAAGCCCACTACCTCGCGGGGCTCGCGCTCTACGCGGCGGGCATGACGGCGGAGGCGGCGGCGTCGCTGCGCCGCGCGGTCGAACTCAGGCCCGACCTCTCCGCCGCGCGCATCGATCTCGGCGTGCACGCGCTGCGCGAAGAGCGCTGGAGCGAGGCCGCGGCCGAGTTCGAGGCCGCCCTGGGCGCCGCGCCCGGCCACGCGGACGCGATGTGCCTGCTGGGAACGGCGTTTCTGGGCATGGACCGGGCGGAGGAGGCGGTGCGCTGCTTCGATGAGGCGCTTGCCCTGAATCCGGGTTACGTGGATGCGCGCAAGAAGCTCGCGCTGGTGCACTACCTGGCGGGCGACTGGGAGGCGGCGGAGGTGCAGATCGATGCGGCGCTCGAAGCCCAGCCCGACTTCGCCGATCTCCACAAGATCCGCGGCGACATTCTGCTCAAGCGGGGCGATGTGGCGGGGGCGCACGACGCGTACGCCGGTGCGGCGGCCATCAATCCGGACTATTCGGACGCCGTGCTGGGGCTGGTGGTCACGCTGCGCCGCGATGGCCGGGGCCGCGAGGCGGACGCAACGTTGCGGCGGTTCATGGCGCGCCATCCGCACGACGTGATGGCACGCACCCTCCTCACCGTGGACAAGATCCCCATCCCCGACGCATAA
- the ftsZ gene encoding cell division protein FtsZ, translating to MRFELEEDKKLTVLRVIGVGGAGGNAVNRMVSADFKGVDFVAVNTDLQVLRESQAFTKIQIGEDLTRGLGSGGDPRVGREAAEESIEAIRTAVAGADMVFITAGMGGGTGTGAAPVVAALAREAGALTVGIVTRPFFFEGMPRLRQAETGIATFAESVDTLIVIPNDKLLETSDDDTSMLDAFAAADDVLCGATRGISSLITETGVVNLDFADVRSVMKNGGAALMGSGVASGPNAAEEAALMAIHSPLLDDVSIQGATSILVNITGPASLGIRQISKAATVVNNEAGAGAHVFLGTVIDEYVPEGEVRVTVIATGFQVSAHSSVVAAPRAESRTPAPAADVARPVPARQPRPEARPAQPAAAAQPPRVESVPMMSRISDGEPMDDEEPVISFPDILASGNSMIEFEEDPEESDEPVIMDNGSIRSFNPEVFRVPTFVRKQMD from the coding sequence ATGCGCTTCGAACTGGAAGAGGACAAGAAGCTCACGGTGCTGCGAGTCATCGGTGTCGGTGGCGCGGGCGGCAATGCGGTCAACCGGATGGTTTCGGCTGACTTCAAGGGCGTGGATTTCGTCGCGGTGAACACGGATCTGCAGGTGCTGCGCGAGTCGCAGGCGTTCACCAAGATCCAGATCGGTGAGGACCTGACCCGCGGGCTCGGCTCCGGCGGCGACCCCCGGGTGGGGCGCGAGGCCGCCGAGGAGAGTATCGAGGCCATCCGAACCGCGGTGGCGGGCGCGGACATGGTGTTCATCACCGCAGGCATGGGGGGTGGCACCGGCACCGGCGCGGCGCCGGTGGTGGCGGCGCTGGCCCGGGAAGCCGGCGCGCTCACGGTGGGTATCGTCACGCGCCCCTTCTTCTTTGAAGGGATGCCGCGGCTCAGGCAGGCGGAGACCGGCATCGCCACCTTCGCGGAGTCGGTGGACACGCTGATCGTGATCCCCAATGACAAGTTGCTCGAGACCTCCGACGACGACACCTCGATGCTGGACGCGTTTGCCGCCGCCGATGACGTGCTGTGCGGCGCGACGCGGGGTATCTCCTCGCTGATCACCGAGACCGGCGTGGTGAATCTCGACTTCGCCGATGTGCGCAGCGTCATGAAGAACGGCGGTGCGGCGTTGATGGGATCCGGGGTGGCAAGCGGCCCCAACGCCGCGGAGGAAGCGGCGCTCATGGCCATCCACAGCCCGTTGCTCGACGACGTATCCATCCAGGGTGCCACGTCGATCCTGGTGAACATCACCGGGCCCGCGTCGCTCGGGATCCGCCAGATCAGCAAGGCGGCCACCGTGGTGAACAACGAGGCCGGGGCGGGTGCGCACGTGTTCCTGGGAACGGTTATCGACGAGTACGTTCCCGAGGGTGAGGTGCGTGTCACCGTGATTGCAACCGGCTTCCAGGTGTCGGCGCACTCGTCGGTGGTCGCCGCCCCGCGTGCCGAGTCACGCACGCCGGCGCCCGCCGCGGATGTGGCCCGCCCGGTGCCGGCGCGGCAGCCGCGCCCCGAAGCGCGGCCCGCGCAGCCCGCGGCCGCTGCACAGCCGCCCCGCGTGGAGAGCGTGCCGATGATGAGCCGGATATCCGATGGCGAGCCGATGGATGACGAGGAGCCGGTGATCAGCTTTCCGGACATCCTCGCCAGCGGGAACTCGATGATCGAGTTCGAGGAGGATCCGGAGGAATCTGACGAGCCTGTGATCATGGACAACGGATCCATCCGGTCGTTCAATCCGGAAGTGTTCCGCGTCCCGACGTTCGTGCGCAAGCAGATGGACTGA
- a CDS encoding FtsQ-type POTRA domain-containing protein: MDKSRERKAAIRARAGRVIAVFVVGVLIVSSMYLYNYATTSQRFAIERVELAGLSRVPENDLRRLVADLDGANILLAPLDACEARLEAHPRIERVTARRVLPNRVTYSITEREPVALVFTDRFYEIDAAGMVMPGDTYTALLDLPTITGVPAAEVRPGEVCRDPMVTGALEALVVCRSWGGEFAEEIAELRATSSGLSIRSLREDCVLLVGDADFEKRLRKFFLLRDELARRESPGRLIDLRFDNQVVLRSGI; the protein is encoded by the coding sequence GTGGATAAGAGTCGTGAACGCAAGGCGGCGATTCGTGCGCGTGCGGGCCGCGTCATCGCGGTGTTTGTCGTCGGTGTGCTGATCGTGTCGTCGATGTACCTGTACAACTACGCGACCACCTCGCAACGCTTCGCCATCGAGCGCGTGGAACTCGCCGGGCTCTCGCGCGTTCCGGAGAACGACCTGCGCCGGCTGGTCGCCGATCTCGACGGCGCCAACATCCTGCTGGCGCCACTGGATGCGTGCGAGGCCCGTCTGGAGGCGCACCCGCGCATCGAGCGCGTCACCGCCCGGCGTGTGCTTCCCAACCGGGTCACCTACAGCATCACCGAGCGCGAGCCGGTGGCGCTGGTGTTTACCGACCGTTTCTATGAGATCGACGCCGCGGGCATGGTCATGCCCGGCGACACCTACACGGCCCTGCTCGACCTGCCCACCATCACCGGTGTTCCCGCCGCCGAGGTGCGGCCGGGTGAGGTGTGCCGCGACCCCATGGTGACGGGTGCGCTGGAGGCGCTGGTCGTGTGCCGCTCGTGGGGCGGCGAGTTCGCCGAGGAGATCGCGGAGCTGCGTGCCACCAGCTCCGGCCTGTCGATCCGGTCGCTGCGCGAGGACTGCGTCCTGCTGGTGGGGGATGCGGACTTCGAGAAGCGCTTGCGAAAGTTCTTTCTGTTGCGTGACGAACTGGCGAGGCGGGAGTCGCCGGGCCGTCTGATCGATCTGCGCTTCGACAATCAGGTCGTCTTGCGCAGCGGCATCTAG